The Streptomyces capitiformicae genome contains the following window.
TCGTCTACACGATGCTCCTGAAGCGGCGTACATCACAGAACATCGTCTGGGGCGGCATCGCCGGCTGCATGCCGGTCCTCATCGGCTGGTCCGCCGTGACGAACTCGATGTCCTGGGCCGCCGTCATCCTCTTCCTGGTCATCTTCTTCTGGACGCCGCCGCACTACTGGCCGTTGTCGATGAAGGTGAAGGACGACTACGCCCGAGTCGGCGTCCCGATGCTCCCGGTCATCGCCTCCAACAGGGTCGTGGCCCGCCAGATCGTCCTCTACAGCTGGGTCATGGTCGCGGTCTCCCTGATGCTGACCCCCCTCGGCTACACGGGCTGGTTCTACACGACGGTCGCCCTGGTGACGGGCGGCTGGTGGCTGTGGGAGGCCCACGCCCTCCAGAACCGGGCGAAGAGCGGCGCAACAGGCGCGAAGCTGAAGGAAATGCGCCTGTTCCACTGGTCGATCACATACGTGTCTCTGCTGTTCGTGGCGGTGGCCGTGGACCCGTTCCTGAGGTGAGCTCTTCTGCCGCGGGTTTCGTGGTCAAGGCCACGTAGCCCTGCCGTCGCCCCCCGCTCTACCCATCGGTAGCATCCTGACCATGGCAGACACCAAGCAGGTTGACGAGGCCAAGGACGCCAAGGCCGAGCGCAAGGCGGCCAAACTCGCGAAGCAGATCGGCACGTTCGCCAAGGCCCACGGCGGAGCCGAGGCCCAGGTCGCCTACATCGGCCAGCGCGGAGCCCGCATCGTGCTGGTCGGCGAGGACGGCGGCTGGGGCGACCTTGTGGCCCCCACCTACGCCGTCGCCGAGCAGGCCGTGAAGAAGGCCGGCGTCACGGTCCACGACGACTTCGACGGCGAGTTCGCGGCCAAGGTGAAGACCGGCCCGTACGAGTGGACGAGGATGGCCGGAATCCAGGTCGGCGGACCCGGCAACAGCAACACCTGAGACCGACTCACCCGTTAGGACCTGTGGGAGCACACGGGTCCAGCCACGGGGAGTCCGGATGATCGAAACGCTGTCCCTCGTGGACCAGTACTGCCA
Protein-coding sequences here:
- a CDS encoding heme o synthase, encoding MTAVESRPPGVLGASNTISSRGQRPFGARVKAFVALTKPRIIELLLITTVPVMFLAEQGVPDLWLVLATCIGGYLSAGGANALNMYIDRDIDALMARTSQRPLVTGMVSPREGLVFGLTLAVVSTVWFGVLVNWLSAWLSLGALLFYVVVYTMLLKRRTSQNIVWGGIAGCMPVLIGWSAVTNSMSWAAVILFLVIFFWTPPHYWPLSMKVKDDYARVGVPMLPVIASNRVVARQIVLYSWVMVAVSLMLTPLGYTGWFYTTVALVTGGWWLWEAHALQNRAKSGATGAKLKEMRLFHWSITYVSLLFVAVAVDPFLR